The following proteins are encoded in a genomic region of Corylus avellana chromosome ca4, CavTom2PMs-1.0:
- the LOC132178088 gene encoding ferric reduction oxidase 7, chloroplastic, translating into MDGQSIDEPLLLSRGAGSVRKTPLFVSWAKWSLKFVIWVVFIAWVALIFLFPAQFVNQVFEKWIQATSGSVFGITGSIFMVFSAPILVIAFLSVAYLIISGEDQELHEKKASKHPSFRLWTFPVLVDGPFGVVSATEFIGILLFLLFVIWAVYAYSMQILSSLSQYQFSLKQKSCYILEVLGLRFGSIGLYCLAFLFLPVARGSVLLRLIDIPFEHATRYHVWLGHLTMLLFTLHGLFYVIAWAIEGNLLQEILEWKDIGVANLAGVISLSAGLLMWLTSLYPVRKHKFELFFYTHQLYVVFVIFLALHVGDFIFSIAAGGIFLFILDRFLRFCQSRRTVDIISAKCLPCGTVELILSKPANLQYNALSFVFLQARELSWLQWHPFSVSSSPLDGKYHLSVLVKVLGEWTAKLKENILNSSEAELQEELHLRPQTKITASVEGPYGHGLPYHLMYENLILVAGGIGISPFLAILSDILHRVREGKPCLPRNILLVWAVKRSNELPLLSTVDMESICPFFSDKINLEIHIYVTRESEPPLEEGKIHKNMNSSPSPMPNGCSMSVLVGTGNNIFSGLYVISSTLGFVILIGLLDIFYINPFGISSWWYKGLLFVICMLASVFIFGGLVVGIWHLWGRNATREECEDDRMRMLQDNETAAHKDQSSQQNLASSTNTYYGSRPDFKEIFGYVSEKWGRVDAGVIVCGPPPLQSSVATEIRSLNVRRQRRHPIFHFNSHSFDL; encoded by the exons ATGGATGGACAATCTATTGATGAACCTCTTCTTTTGAGTCGAGGTGCTGGTTCTGTCAGGAAGACACCTCTCTTTGTGTCATGGGCCAAGTGGAGTCTCAAGTTTGTAATATGGGTCGTTTTCATAGCATGGGTTGCTCTTATTTTCCTGTTCCCTGCTCAATTTGTCAATCAAGTGTTCGAGAAATGGATTCAGGCCACCAGTGGTTCTGTTTTTGGGATTACAG GAAGCATATTCATGGTGTTCAGCGCCCCAATTCTTGTTATTGCGTTCCTTTCCGTAGCTTATCTTATCATCTCTGGGGAAGATCAGGAGCTCCATGA GAAGAAGGCTTCAAAACATCCAAGTTTCCGCTTGTGGACCTTCCCCGTTCTTGTGGATGGGCCATTTGGGGTTGTTTCTGCCACGGAATTTATTGGGattctcctctttcttctctttgttaTCTGGGCTGTGTATGCGTATTCCATGCAGATactcagctctctctctcagtaCCAGTTTTCTTTAAAACAGAAGAG TTGTTATATTTTGGAAGTTCTGGGACTTCGCTTTGGTTCGATTGGATTATATTGCTTGGCATTTTTGTTTCTTCCGGTTGCAAGGGGATCGGTTCTTCTCCGCCTTATAGATATCCCTTTTGAGCACGCGACAAGATATCATGTATGGCTTGGACATCTCACAATGCTGCTGTTTACTCTCCATGGACTGTTCTATGTAATTGCATGGGCAATCGAGGGTAACCTCCTACAGGAA ATATTGGAGTGGAAAGATATCGGTGTTGCTAATCTTGCAGGAGTTATTAGTCTTTCAGCTGGTCTATTGATGTGGCTGACATCACTTTATCCAGTGAGAAAGCACAAGTTTGAGCTGTTCTTCTACACCCACCAACTATATGTAGTCTTTGTTATCTTTTTAGCTTTGCATGTTGGTGATTTCATTTTCAGTATAGCTGCCGGaggaatatttctttttatacttGATCGCTTTCTGAGATTCTGCCAATCAAGAAGGACTGTTGATATAATTTCAGCCAAGTGTCTTCCTTGTGGAACCGTGGAATTGATCCTTTCAAAACCTGCAA ATCTACAGTACAATGCCCTTagttttgttttccttcaagCTCGGGAATTATCTTGGCTACAGTGGCATCCTTTCAGTGTTTCATCTAGTCCTCTAGATGGTAAATACCACCTGTCTGTTCTTGTAAAGGTTCTCGGGGAATGGACAGCAAAGCTTAAAGAAAATATCTTGAATAGTTCTGAAGCTGAACTGCAGGAAGAGCTACATCTCCGGCCTCAAACAAAGATAACAGCTTCAGTTGAGGGGCCTTATGGGCATGGACTACCGTATCACTTGAT GTATGAAAACCTTATTTTAGTAGCAGGTGGCATTGGGATTTCACCATTTCTTGCAATCTTGAGTGACATTCTCCATCGtgtaagagaaggaaaaccttGTCTACCTCGAAACATCTTGCTTGTTTGGGCTGTGAAAAGATCAAACGAGCTTCCTCTTCTTTCTACAGTTGACATGGAGTCGATTTGTCCCTTTTTCTCTGATAAAATAAATCTTGAGATTCATATTTATGTCACACGGGAATCAGAACCTCCATTG GAAGAGGGTAAAATTCACAAGAATATGAACTCTTCTCCCTCCCCTATGCCGAATGGATGCAGTATGTCTGTTTTGGTTGGTAcaggaaataatatattttctggACTTTATGTTATCTCATCTACACTGGGGTTTGTTATCTTAATTGGTTTACTGGATATTTTCTACATAAACCCTTTTGGTATATCTTCATGGTGGTACAAGGGTCTTCTTTTTGTAATCTGCATGCTTGCAAGTGTCTTTATATTTGGGGGTCTTGTGGTTGGTATATGGCATCTTTGGGGACGAAATGCAACCAGGGAGGAATGCGAGGATGATAGGATGAGGATGCTGCAGGATAATGAAACTGCAGCTCACAAGGACCAGTCAAGTCAGCAAAATCTTGCGAGTTCAACTAATA